The Spirosoma linguale DSM 74 genomic interval CCGATTGTCTTTCCGGCGAATCGCCCTATCCGCGAAATACCGCTCACCCTGTCGGGCAATATGTTCCGCTACATCTGGGGCTTCAACGGACAACCACTGTCCCGTGCGGATATGATTCAGATTCGGCGGGGCGAAATTGTGCGTATCCGTATGACGAACAATACCATGATGATGCACCCGATTCACCTGCATGGTCATTACTTCCGCGTACTGAACGGGCAGGGTCAGTATTCACCCCTGAAGCATACGGTGAACGTATCGCCCATGGAAAACGTCACGATTGAGTTTATGGCTGATGACGAGAAAGACTGGTTTTTTCACTGTCACCTACTGTATCACATGCTAAGCGGAATGGCCCGCGTGGTTAGCTATGGCGACAAACCGGACTCATCCATTGCTGCTATTCAAAAACTTCACCTGCGCGACATGCGCGATAATCAGCCGTTTGTCTGGGGCTTCCTGCAACCCGGTTATCCGATCAACTATTTTAGTCTAAATGTCTCTACTAACAAAAACGCCATCGTTGCCGGGGGAGACCACGACTGGCGCACAAATCGGTTCGAGTTCGACTTGGACTATGAACGCTATCTCGGCGATTGGTTGCGGGTGTTTGCCGGGATTGACGGCGGGAATGAAGAGTTTTTGCGCCGGGTACGGCCCGAAGATGGGGTCGTTACCGACCGGCGTATCGTCCGGGCTGTGGCGGGTATTCGGTATATGTTGCCGTTTTTGATTCAGTCCGAAGTAAAACTCGATACACGCGGTAACGTCCGTTTCCAGCTAAACGGCCAGCAAATGTTGTTTCCCCGCCTGGATTTCCAGTATCAAACGCAGTGGTTAGTGGGGAGTTATGTGCGGGCGCATGTTGAGCTACAGTACACCGTCACCAAAAATCTGTTTCTGCACACCGATTACGATACCCGGTACAAAACAGTTGGTGGTGGGCTGGGTTACAATTTCTGAACGGACTGTCGCGTCGGTAGCAAATTAAGCGGATGACAAAAGGGGGTAGCTATTTACTAGCTACCCCCTTTTGTGTTAGGTTATGACCGTGGGTCAACTGGATTAGTTTGTCCGTCAGGGCATTTTGCTGGTGCCGGGATGTACCATCATTTTGCCGTTTTTCATCATGCAATGGTCACCTTCTTTCATCTTTGTAACCGTGCCGTCTTTAGCCTTGCAGGTGCCATCGGTCATGCAGAGGGTGCCGTCGCTCATGGTCATGTTCATCGTCATAGGCGACAGTTTGCCGTGTTGCATCATCATCATTTTGCCGCCCTTCATCACCATGTAATCCTCATGGGCTGGTTTGACAGCAGCATGGGCTTTGTGTTTGGGGGTAGTCTGGGCCTGGGCCGCGTCGCCGAGTCCGGCCAGCAACAGGAAGGCGAGTACGCCAAGAGAGTTTTTCATAGTAAAAGATTGATTGGTTGTTAAATTATTGATATTTCATTTTAAACGGAATATTTTGGGATTGACCGGCTCATCAGCTTTTTTTAGCAACCAGTTAACTTCGGTCATTGGTCGGCTGAGCCAGCTACATCTTGATTATAGGGACACCTCAAGAGTTCACATAAAAATATACGCCCTGACGTTGTAACTCGACTATATACGCAGACGGTAGAGAACCAACGCTACTACCCAGGGAAATGTGAAGCTCAGCAGGAGCCACATGAAGTCTGAACCAATTATAAAATTGACAATCGTCATCCAGCCAATTGAACTCAACCCTGCTAGCATAGTAATGGTAACGACCCCAGGTGAGCGAGTACGAAACGAAGTGCGGGCCATAAAAACAGTCAACAACCCGGTGGTAAACAGGTGACCGCCCAGTACCCAAAAAACCTTTTGCAACCAAGATGGAAGCATAGGTAAATGCTGTTTCACTGTCTGCATAGATGTTCCCATGTAGTGCAGGTCCTCAGGCAATAAAGGAGGCCGAAGGATAATAAAGTACAAACCCATGCCCGACAGAATGAATCCCGCCACTGATAGAACACTTGCTGAGTATGGTTTGAGCGTCATTGTGGTGATTTGGCTAATTTACTTTGATACAATCTGATTCCATCGGTACGTCAATGATGCTTGTAAAAACCCACGCCTTTGATGTCGTTCCAAAAGGTCGTTTGGTGGCATTTGTAGCACTGTGTCACGTCAACCCCTCCGCAGCACCCCTCAACCTGCCCGCTGCTCCCCCCGGCCACCACCGTTTTATCAACCATCTCGAAGTGCATCATATAGTGGCTTGGCGGGGCCTGATGGCACTGAACGCACTCCGTTGAGCGGGGGGATGGATGCTGAAACGCCGAAATCGTCCACTCCGTAGCGGCATGGCACGACGCGCAGTCCGGGCCGAACAAACCGAAATGGGGCGGGGCTTTGGGGTTATGGCAACTAGCGCAGTTCAGGCTGGCTTCGAGGGATGACAGTAGCGGGTGATTGGCGGGCAACTGGGCTTTAGCGGCCTGGTTAGGCATCTTCGTTCCGCCCGCAAACAACTTCCCACCGATTTTGGCTAAGGCTTCGTGGTTCATCACGCGCAGGTTTGCGTTCACCCCCAGATGCTCCATGTGGCAGGACACGCAGTTGCCGATGGTCGCGTGAAAGGCGGTTGGCTGCCGACCCAGCAATTCTTTGTTGTCGGCGTGGCAACTAATACATTTCGCTTCGTTAATGCCCATCACCGGCGTGTGGCAGGCGGCACAGTTGGTGGCAAATTGCGCGTGAGCCGCCGAGAGGTGACCCGGACTCACCTGACTCTGCCAGTTGACGTTTATAGGCTTGCTGTTGGGCTGTCGGAATGCGTAGAAAACGGCTACCGCAAACACCAGCCCGGCCAGCATCAACAACCAGGTTTGCCCTTTTAGTTGAACCATCGCAGTCCGAAATAAATCGCTGACCAGATGTGGAAAACGAGCAGTACATAAAAGGCACTCGACGTGGCAATATGGGCGACGAGCCAGTAGGTCGTGCGTCGTTTCAGGATATCGTGCGTCGCTATGGCGTATTCGAGATCGGCGATTGATTCGGTCAGCCGCTCGGCGCGGAGTTTGAGCGGGGCATTTAGGTCAACCACCGCAGGCTCGGTTCCCCAAAAACTGTTCAAGTCGCGGCCCACAACATCATGGGAGGCCACGTAGGTCATGTCGGCGTTCTGCGGCTGTGCCATTGCCGCTGTTAGTTGGTTATACTCGGTGGCCAGACTATTGAGCAGGTCTTTTTTCTCGCGCACTTCCATCGACGCATACGCCAGGTAATACCGCCCGACGAAGCCACTGAATACCGTTAGCAGCATCATGGCCGTCAGCCAGATACCGAGGTTGTTTTGAAAATGGTGGCCCGTATGCAGAATCGCCAGAATCGAGCCGATGATACCCGTATAGACGTGCCCCGTCAGCAGGGTACCGAGCGAAACGCGCTTCGTGACGAATTGCTTAACCCCCTCAATCCGCTTCACGGCAGAATAGATCAGGGGCGGTAAAATCATCAGCAACGCGCCTAACACGGCTAGAACTCCGCCCGTCAGACTACCAGGGAAGCGCGGTGAATGATGAAACAGGAAGCCTAGCCACAGTACAAGCTGAAAGGCAAGCAGCCCACCGATAATAGTTCGTTCGTTTTTCATGGGGTTCAGGCGTCTACTGAGACGGGTGCGGTTACTTTAGCCTGGCACGCCAGGATGATTTGCTGTGCTTTGTCCTCATCGGTCAGCGCGTCCTGAACTGCCATCGTCACGTTGCCTGACAACAGCTTGACCTTGCAAATCCCGCACGTCCCCACCCGGCACGAATAGTCGATGTTTACGCCAATGTCTTCCGACGCTTCCAGTATCGATTTGTCCGGGGTCAGCAGGGCCGTTTTGTTAGATTTAGCAAAGGTGACGACCGCCGTATTGGCGCGTGTTTCAGGTGCAGCTGGTTGTTCTGATTCTTCACCGTCCGGCGCTTTTACAGGTGCATCGGTTGTCGGTAACGGAGCCTTGTCGACCGGTGGCGGACCTGCAAACACCTCCTGCATAACATTCTCTTTCGGCACGTTCAGCGCTTTCAACATTAACGTTACCGCATCCATCAATGACTTTGGTCCACAAATGTGGATCATGCGGGAGACAATATTCGGCACCCGTTCAGCCAATAGTTCTTTGGTAAGATGACCGGGTATGAACTCAATACTTGCCCCGCCTTGCTGTCGGCTGAGCACAAAAAAGACGTGTAAATTGGAGTACCTCTTTTGCAGGTATACCAGTTCTTCCCGGAAAATAATGCTGTCCTCGTCCCTACAGGAAAAGAAGAAATAAATTTCCCCTTTCCAGGAGCGATCGGTTAGATAGCGGGTGGCACTCATCATGGGCGTTAACCCGACACCACCGCCAATGAACACCGCACTTTTAGCGTGTGTTTCAGTAAATATAAATTTGCCTGACGGCCCGGTGACTTGCAGCAATTCGCCGGTGTGAACCTCCATATCCAGATACCGCGATACGGTGCCAAATTCTTCCTGCTTGACGGTGATTTCGCAGTAATCCCGGTGCGTAGGCGAGGAAGCAATGGTATAGGATCGTTTGAGGGGAATGCCGTTTGGTGTTACCGATAAGGTGATAAACTGCCCCGGCAGGTAATTGAACGGCAGTCTGCCGCCCCCCGGATCGGTCAGTCGGAAGGTCTTGACGTTGGGGGTTTCCTGAAAAATTTCGGACACCAGCAACGTACCCGAAAACGAATTTGGTTTCGAGGGCGTATTGTCGGGATTGGGCGTGGCACCCGGTTGAGCAACGGGCGCGGGAGACGCAGGCGCAGGGATGACCGCATCAGCCGGTTCGGGTTTTGCCGCAGATGGTCTAGGTGCGGCAGGTAGTGAGCCACCCGTGGGTGCCGCAGCATCGGGCTTGGCACCGCCCGGAGGTGATATCGACTCGTTCGGGTTGCCGCCCAATTTTTCAACGAGCGCGTTAGCGCGTTTCATCTTCTGAAAATACAGCCAGATCATCGTGACGGCAAACGCCACCAGCATCAGCATGATAACGTAGTGAAACCACGACAGCCCACCAAACCCCGGTAGTTTCTCCGGCTGATTGGTGGACGCGAGTCCCATAGTCTGGTTGAACCACTGCTGTGCCATCGTGCGCGGGTCTTCGTTTTCGGCCAAGGC includes:
- a CDS encoding conserved hypothetical protein (KEGG: bbt:BBta_3423 hypothetical protein), translating into MTLKPYSASVLSVAGFILSGMGLYFIILRPPLLPEDLHYMGTSMQTVKQHLPMLPSWLQKVFWVLGGHLFTTGLLTVFMARTSFRTRSPGVVTITMLAGLSSIGWMTIVNFIIGSDFMWLLLSFTFPWVVALVLYRLRI
- a CDS encoding conserved hypothetical protein (KEGG: lpc:LPC_2229 hypothetical protein); the encoded protein is MVQLKGQTWLLMLAGLVFAVAVFYAFRQPNSKPINVNWQSQVSPGHLSAAHAQFATNCAACHTPVMGINEAKCISCHADNKELLGRQPTAFHATIGNCVSCHMEHLGVNANLRVMNHEALAKIGGKLFAGGTKMPNQAAKAQLPANHPLLSSLEASLNCASCHNPKAPPHFGLFGPDCASCHAATEWTISAFQHPSPRSTECVQCHQAPPSHYMMHFEMVDKTVVAGGSSGQVEGCCGGVDVTQCYKCHQTTFWNDIKGVGFYKHH
- a CDS encoding Oxidoreductase FAD-binding domain protein (PFAM: Oxidoreductase FAD-binding domain protein; ferredoxin; oxidoreductase FAD/NAD(P)-binding domain protein~KEGG: bbt:BBta_p0093 putative NADH oxidoreductase; putative nitric oxide dioxygenase), coding for MCMTYHRSGISILSITVMLLAGVSVTKAQSEHEKHHPQASAAPMSGTATAMSSVTIAPDSGGAPGGMAGGGKGGIGGSGMDDGAKGGMMAEMGDMMKGMGKAPPMAPYPTLMKMPDLIPEKRDEIKQASDAWISEGNAQMASGLRKLSDAVQSRNQDLDIKRAATEEIRQGQRLLESGFSAQRALAENEDPRTMAQQWFNQTMGLASTNQPEKLPGFGGLSWFHYVIMLMLVAFAVTMIWLYFQKMKRANALVEKLGGNPNESISPPGGAKPDAAAPTGGSLPAAPRPSAAKPEPADAVIPAPASPAPVAQPGATPNPDNTPSKPNSFSGTLLVSEIFQETPNVKTFRLTDPGGGRLPFNYLPGQFITLSVTPNGIPLKRSYTIASSPTHRDYCEITVKQEEFGTVSRYLDMEVHTGELLQVTGPSGKFIFTETHAKSAVFIGGGVGLTPMMSATRYLTDRSWKGEIYFFFSCRDEDSIIFREELVYLQKRYSNLHVFFVLSRQQGGASIEFIPGHLTKELLAERVPNIVSRMIHICGPKSLMDAVTLMLKALNVPKENVMQEVFAGPPPVDKAPLPTTDAPVKAPDGEESEQPAAPETRANTAVVTFAKSNKTALLTPDKSILEASEDIGVNIDYSCRVGTCGICKVKLLSGNVTMAVQDALTDEDKAQQIILACQAKVTAPVSVDA
- a CDS encoding conserved hypothetical protein (KEGG: lpp:lpp2338 hypothetical protein); amino-acid sequence: MKNERTIIGGLLAFQLVLWLGFLFHHSPRFPGSLTGGVLAVLGALLMILPPLIYSAVKRIEGVKQFVTKRVSLGTLLTGHVYTGIIGSILAILHTGHHFQNNLGIWLTAMMLLTVFSGFVGRYYLAYASMEVREKKDLLNSLATEYNQLTAAMAQPQNADMTYVASHDVVGRDLNSFWGTEPAVVDLNAPLKLRAERLTESIADLEYAIATHDILKRRTTYWLVAHIATSSAFYVLLVFHIWSAIYFGLRWFN